A portion of the Edaphobacter lichenicola genome contains these proteins:
- a CDS encoding NADH-quinone oxidoreductase subunit J family protein, whose protein sequence is MQLVLFLIFGVLAVAGALNLLLQRHPINSALSLVVVMMSLAVLYWSLGAEFLAASQVIVYSGAIMVFFVFVIMLLNAGEEERTTGSRAAYIVGFPGAAAIFCLLSYVFLSERHALGTTNIGGYLNHITSNISEISTLLFTKLLLPFEVTSILILVAILGAVVLARKEQ, encoded by the coding sequence ATGCAACTCGTACTCTTTCTCATCTTTGGCGTGCTGGCGGTCGCAGGAGCTCTCAACCTCCTCCTGCAACGCCATCCGATCAACAGCGCTCTCTCGCTGGTTGTTGTGATGATGTCACTCGCCGTCCTCTACTGGTCGCTCGGGGCCGAGTTTCTCGCCGCCTCGCAAGTCATCGTCTACTCCGGCGCCATCATGGTGTTTTTCGTCTTCGTCATCATGCTGCTGAACGCTGGGGAAGAGGAACGCACCACTGGCAGCCGTGCCGCCTACATCGTAGGCTTCCCCGGCGCCGCAGCCATTTTTTGTCTGCTGAGCTACGTCTTTCTTTCGGAGCGCCACGCTCTCGGCACAACCAACATCGGCGGCTATCTCAACCACATCACCAGCAACATCTCCGAGATCAGCACCCTACTCTTCACGAAACTTCTGCTTCCGTTTGAAGTCACCTCTATCCTCATCCTTGTAGCTATCCTCGGAGCCGTCGTGCTCGCGCGAAAGGAGCAGTAG
- the nuoK gene encoding NADH-quinone oxidoreductase subunit NuoK: protein MSTQVPIAAYLILAAVLFSVGVAAFLIKRNLITIFMSIELMLNAVNLTFVAFSHMWHQVSGQIFVFFVMVVAAAEAAVGLAIIIAIFRTRQTLNVDQIDLMKS from the coding sequence ATGTCCACTCAGGTTCCAATCGCTGCTTACCTTATCCTCGCTGCCGTGCTCTTCTCCGTTGGCGTTGCGGCATTTCTTATCAAACGCAACCTCATCACTATCTTTATGTCGATTGAGCTGATGCTCAATGCTGTCAACCTGACGTTCGTTGCCTTTTCGCACATGTGGCATCAGGTCTCCGGCCAGATCTTCGTCTTCTTCGTAATGGTCGTCGCGGCCGCCGAGGCTGCCGTCGGCCTTGCCATCATCATCGCCATCTTCCGCACACGCCAGACGCTGAACGTCGACCAGATCGACCTGATGAAATCGTGA
- the nuoL gene encoding NADH-quinone oxidoreductase subunit L, with amino-acid sequence MPSVSMISDYLWLIPLLPFAGFLINGTIGRKLPRTLITAIALICTAIPAAIVAWLWIVMKADGAPEVIRVVSQPWIAITGLQIDFAFTVDHLTLIMLGVITGVGFLIHLYSVGYMAHEEGYWRFFAYLNLFMFFMSVLVLAESFLLLFVGWEGVGLASYLLIGFYFKKDSAANAGKKAFIVNRIGDFGFLLAMFLLVDRFGSLDFTHVFQAITVNPEWHGGILTAIALLLVLGAVGKSAQIPLYVWLPDAMEGPTPVSALIHAATMVTAGIYMVARCHVLFDRSPYALGIVAIIGAATAIFAACIGMVQQDIKRVLAYSTVSQLGYMFLACGVGAYTAGIFHLLTHAFFKALLFLAAGSVIHSLSGEQDMRKMGGLRKRIPITFWTMTMGVFAISGLPPWAGFFSKDEILYQAFVSTNPLGKLLWFVGLFTAGMTSFYMFRLWFKTFFGPEHFEKHTGLHEHGAAVHSHSGTHAVMLADHEESHGHGIHESPWIMLFPLTVLAILSVIGGWVGISSAMGGHNEIEHFLDPVFSTGAAVEVAAANHGLELGLAAISVLVALTGVGIAYFFYCRKPGTSTALAKGAPALYNLVQNKFYIDEIYSAVIVTPLLMFSRLALGGVVDGGIVNGFGAAAGAITKGFSSLVRRVQSGNIRSYAGWLALGAAAVLLVMIFGRSIWMH; translated from the coding sequence ATGCCCTCTGTCTCTATGATCTCCGACTATCTCTGGCTGATCCCGCTGCTTCCCTTCGCAGGCTTCCTGATCAATGGAACCATCGGGCGCAAGCTGCCCCGCACCCTGATCACCGCGATTGCGCTGATCTGCACTGCTATTCCCGCAGCGATCGTCGCATGGCTCTGGATTGTTATGAAGGCGGACGGCGCTCCCGAAGTTATCCGTGTAGTCTCCCAGCCGTGGATCGCCATTACCGGCCTTCAGATCGACTTTGCGTTCACGGTCGACCACCTCACCTTGATCATGCTCGGCGTGATTACTGGCGTTGGCTTTCTTATTCACCTCTATTCGGTGGGGTACATGGCGCACGAAGAGGGTTACTGGCGATTCTTCGCCTACCTGAACCTCTTCATGTTCTTCATGTCCGTACTGGTGCTGGCCGAAAGCTTCCTGCTTCTCTTCGTCGGATGGGAGGGCGTCGGTCTTGCCTCCTACCTGCTCATCGGTTTCTACTTCAAGAAGGACTCCGCCGCGAACGCAGGCAAGAAAGCCTTCATCGTCAACCGAATCGGCGACTTCGGATTTCTGCTTGCGATGTTTCTGCTGGTGGATCGCTTCGGATCGCTCGATTTCACGCATGTCTTTCAAGCCATCACCGTCAATCCAGAGTGGCATGGTGGCATTCTGACTGCGATCGCTCTCCTGCTTGTACTCGGCGCAGTGGGTAAGTCCGCACAGATTCCCCTATATGTCTGGCTCCCCGATGCCATGGAAGGCCCGACGCCTGTCTCTGCACTGATTCATGCTGCGACCATGGTGACGGCTGGTATTTACATGGTGGCGCGCTGCCACGTCCTCTTTGACCGCAGCCCCTACGCTCTCGGGATAGTTGCCATTATCGGCGCCGCCACGGCCATCTTCGCGGCCTGCATCGGCATGGTGCAGCAGGACATCAAACGCGTCCTGGCCTACTCCACCGTCTCTCAGCTCGGATACATGTTCCTGGCTTGCGGTGTGGGCGCCTACACGGCTGGCATCTTCCACCTTCTGACACACGCCTTCTTCAAGGCCCTGCTGTTTCTTGCAGCAGGCTCGGTGATCCACTCCCTCTCCGGCGAGCAGGATATGCGCAAGATGGGCGGCCTCCGCAAGCGCATCCCCATCACGTTTTGGACCATGACGATGGGCGTCTTCGCCATCTCCGGACTTCCACCGTGGGCAGGCTTCTTCTCAAAGGACGAGATTCTGTATCAGGCATTCGTCTCGACGAATCCTCTCGGCAAGCTCCTTTGGTTCGTTGGTCTCTTCACCGCTGGAATGACCTCGTTTTACATGTTTCGCCTCTGGTTCAAGACCTTCTTCGGCCCCGAACACTTCGAGAAACACACCGGTCTTCATGAACACGGAGCCGCCGTCCACTCCCACTCCGGGACGCACGCTGTTATGTTGGCCGATCACGAAGAGAGTCACGGACATGGCATCCACGAGTCACCGTGGATCATGCTCTTTCCTCTTACCGTCCTCGCGATCCTCTCGGTTATCGGTGGATGGGTCGGTATCTCCTCCGCAATGGGCGGTCATAACGAGATCGAACATTTTCTGGATCCGGTCTTCAGCACAGGCGCAGCTGTCGAAGTTGCAGCTGCCAACCATGGTCTTGAGCTTGGTCTCGCTGCAATCTCTGTCCTCGTCGCACTCACTGGCGTGGGCATCGCGTATTTCTTCTACTGCAGGAAGCCCGGCACCTCAACGGCTCTTGCCAAAGGCGCTCCTGCTCTTTATAACCTCGTCCAAAATAAGTTCTACATTGATGAGATCTACAGCGCCGTCATCGTTACTCCGTTGCTCATGTTTTCCCGGCTCGCCCTCGGCGGCGTCGTCGATGGAGGCATCGTCAATGGCTTCGGCGCAGCTGCTGGAGCTATCACCAAGGGTTTCAGTTCACTCGTCCGCCGCGTTCAATCTGGCAACATTCGCTCTTACGCTGGCTGGCTGGCCCTTGGAGCCGCCGCCGTTCTGCTCGTCATGATCTTCGGACGATCTATCTGGATGCACTAA
- a CDS encoding complex I subunit 4 family protein: MNIDHTILTVLIFVPLAGAVLLALLPDKGKLMQWGALAVTLITFLCTLHLPAHYDYAAAAGTFQYEQNYDWIRSPAIRYHLGVDGLSMWLVVLTGFLAPLGVLVSWNTIGDRKKLFYTLFLLQQVAMLGIFVSLDLFLYYAFWEFSLVPMTLLIATFGRSSNRRRAAIKYFLYTFIPSAILLVGMLWVYARTGTFQLPDLAQLAANHSISNNSAALWLASIAFLVAFAVKVPVFPLHGWLSDAIAEAPTAAVMVLVGKLGLYSILRFSFSIFPEQSRHIAPLMIALGAIGIVYGALIALVQKDLKQLAAYGTLGHVSVVVLGIFTFTIAGIDGGIYATINEGIGAGAFFILLGILYERYGTYDMRDYGGLAAKLPWMVTLFVITTLSVIGLPMLNGFVGEFLVLTGSMQSAVAHHVAWTVLGTTGVIFTASYMLWMIQRVFYGDLNENTADVPVPDVTAREHLSLWPLVAVMLLMGVASPYWLRAIDTAGTYLAQEPLPTEPAASISPVDQQTQTTATQEATK; this comes from the coding sequence ATGAATATAGACCACACCATCCTGACCGTCTTGATCTTTGTCCCCCTCGCGGGCGCGGTCCTGTTGGCGCTCTTGCCCGATAAAGGCAAGCTGATGCAGTGGGGCGCACTGGCCGTCACGCTGATCACCTTCCTCTGCACCTTGCACCTGCCCGCCCACTACGACTACGCTGCAGCCGCAGGAACCTTCCAGTACGAGCAGAACTACGATTGGATCAGATCTCCTGCCATCCGCTACCATCTCGGCGTCGATGGCCTCTCCATGTGGCTCGTCGTTCTCACCGGCTTCCTCGCGCCACTCGGCGTCCTCGTCTCCTGGAACACCATTGGCGACCGCAAGAAGCTCTTCTACACTCTCTTTCTTCTCCAGCAGGTCGCGATGCTGGGCATTTTCGTCTCGCTCGACCTCTTCCTCTACTATGCGTTTTGGGAGTTCTCCTTGGTCCCGATGACGCTGCTTATCGCTACCTTCGGACGCTCCTCGAATCGTCGCCGCGCTGCGATCAAGTACTTCCTTTACACCTTTATTCCATCAGCGATTTTGCTCGTCGGTATGCTCTGGGTCTACGCCCGAACTGGCACCTTCCAGCTTCCTGACCTCGCCCAGCTAGCCGCAAACCACAGCATCTCGAACAACTCCGCGGCTCTGTGGCTGGCTTCCATCGCTTTCCTGGTAGCTTTCGCCGTGAAGGTTCCCGTCTTCCCGCTTCACGGTTGGCTCTCGGACGCCATCGCCGAAGCACCCACTGCTGCAGTGATGGTTCTGGTCGGAAAACTTGGCCTCTACTCGATTCTGCGTTTTTCGTTCAGCATCTTTCCCGAACAGTCCCGCCACATCGCCCCGTTGATGATCGCGCTCGGGGCCATCGGTATCGTCTACGGCGCACTCATCGCCCTGGTGCAGAAAGACCTGAAGCAACTCGCCGCCTACGGCACCCTCGGGCACGTCAGCGTCGTCGTTCTCGGCATCTTCACCTTCACGATCGCGGGGATTGACGGCGGTATATACGCCACGATCAACGAGGGCATCGGAGCCGGAGCTTTCTTCATTCTTCTCGGCATTCTTTATGAGCGCTACGGCACCTATGACATGCGGGACTATGGTGGCCTCGCTGCAAAGCTTCCGTGGATGGTGACGCTCTTCGTTATCACAACACTTTCCGTAATCGGCCTGCCCATGCTCAACGGCTTTGTCGGCGAATTCCTGGTTCTTACTGGTTCTATGCAGTCCGCCGTCGCCCACCACGTGGCCTGGACGGTCCTTGGTACTACCGGCGTCATCTTCACTGCCTCCTACATGCTGTGGATGATCCAGCGCGTCTTCTACGGCGACCTCAATGAAAACACCGCAGACGTTCCTGTCCCAGACGTGACCGCTCGCGAGCATCTCTCCCTCTGGCCGTTAGTCGCTGTCATGCTGCTCATGGGAGTCGCTTCTCCCTACTGGCTGCGCGCGATCGATACGGCCGGCACCTACCTTGCGCAGGAGCCACTTCCCACCGAACCAGCCGCTTCCATCAGCCCGGTTGACCAACAGACGCAGACAACTGCCACCCAGGAGGCCACGAAGTAA
- a CDS encoding NADH-quinone oxidoreductase subunit N: MSPNVLALLPELILTITGVLVMLAEPCLKLNASRKPLGWLAISGTILSIVASWYQIQFGTVHAFYGTIQVDAFSVLFHFVIGSVLLVTLLGSLDYFEGNASHTGEYFALTLFGTVGMMLMTCSVELLMVFVGLEISSISTYIMCGFRKGQATGTESSIKYFLLGSFATAFFLYGVALAFGATGSTNVYAIAHGLETTTTPALAFTALALILIGLGFKVSAAPFHIWTPDVYQGAPAPVVGLMSTAPKAAAFAVLLRITFTSFPVYQHRWSVLMWCLAALSMTVGNLGALQQRDVKRMLAYSSIAHAGYLLVAFTAFPFDGVAAACFYTATYAAMNVGAFAVLTQISGYDERVRTIDDYTGLAQKRPYLAAILSLFLLSLIGIPFTGGFFGKFYVFSAAIHGGNVWLAVIGLLNSGVACFYYLRLLAAVYTRPGTESSRLEQLRPISVPAAIGLGLAAVATLALGILPNGAVSFAEFASHSTLIEQGRQECAASPDNCHLQLDFDVK; encoded by the coding sequence ATGTCCCCTAACGTCCTGGCCCTTCTCCCGGAGCTGATCCTTACCATCACTGGCGTCCTCGTCATGTTGGCCGAACCCTGCCTCAAACTCAACGCCAGCCGCAAGCCACTTGGATGGCTTGCCATCAGCGGAACGATTCTTTCTATCGTTGCCAGCTGGTACCAGATCCAGTTCGGTACAGTGCACGCCTTCTACGGCACGATTCAGGTAGATGCCTTCTCCGTCCTCTTTCACTTTGTTATCGGTTCGGTCTTGCTGGTAACGCTCCTTGGCTCACTGGACTACTTCGAAGGCAATGCCAGCCACACCGGCGAGTACTTCGCGCTCACCCTCTTCGGCACCGTGGGCATGATGCTGATGACCTGTTCGGTCGAATTACTGATGGTCTTCGTGGGCCTGGAGATATCTTCGATCTCTACCTACATCATGTGCGGCTTTCGCAAGGGTCAGGCCACAGGCACCGAGTCGTCTATCAAATATTTCCTGCTCGGCTCCTTCGCTACGGCCTTCTTCCTCTATGGCGTAGCACTGGCCTTCGGTGCCACCGGTTCGACCAATGTCTACGCCATCGCCCACGGCCTTGAGACCACCACCACTCCAGCCCTCGCTTTTACCGCGCTGGCGCTGATCCTGATTGGTCTTGGCTTCAAAGTGTCCGCAGCCCCCTTTCATATCTGGACTCCAGACGTCTACCAAGGCGCGCCGGCCCCGGTCGTCGGCCTCATGTCGACTGCGCCGAAGGCAGCAGCCTTTGCCGTCCTGCTTCGCATAACCTTCACCAGCTTCCCGGTCTACCAGCATCGCTGGTCCGTCCTGATGTGGTGTCTGGCTGCTCTTTCCATGACGGTAGGAAATCTGGGTGCGCTGCAACAACGCGACGTCAAGCGTATGCTCGCTTACTCCAGCATCGCCCACGCCGGCTATCTTCTCGTTGCCTTCACCGCCTTCCCGTTCGACGGCGTCGCGGCAGCCTGCTTCTACACGGCGACATACGCGGCCATGAACGTCGGGGCCTTTGCCGTCCTCACGCAGATCAGCGGCTATGACGAACGCGTTCGCACCATCGACGACTACACAGGATTGGCACAGAAGCGCCCATACCTCGCGGCTATTCTCTCCTTGTTCCTGCTGTCGTTGATCGGAATCCCCTTCACTGGCGGCTTCTTCGGCAAGTTCTACGTATTCTCTGCTGCGATACATGGCGGTAACGTCTGGCTCGCTGTCATCGGTCTGCTTAACAGCGGCGTTGCATGCTTCTACTATCTACGTCTGCTGGCCGCCGTCTACACACGGCCCGGCACGGAGAGCTCCCGCCTCGAACAACTTCGCCCAATCAGCGTCCCTGCGGCCATCGGCCTCGGCCTTGCTGCAGTTGCGACCCTGGCTCTCGGAATTCTGCCCAACGGC